GTGAACGCAGCATCTCGACAAAACAAGGCTTGAAACCCTCCGAAGTTCTAAGAAACTGTTTAGGAACCTCGCAGCTGGCTGATCTCCTGCTTCTCGAGGACGCAAGCCAAAGCAAAGACAAAGGCGAAATGCGGGGGGGGCTCTCCACTCCGCCGTGCGATACGACCGCACGGCTCCGGTCGAGATGACGAGTTTTTATACAGGTTCTAAGAAAACAGCCTAGATCCAAGTAAACTTCCTAGAACCCGCTCAAGACTGACCGATCAACACTCCCGCCGCAAAGACCAACCCGCCACCTACGATGACCTGCAGGCACGACAGCGCAAAGCTGGTCTTGAAGTACTTGTGACGGATCATCGCAATGACGATAAGTTCTGCCCCAACAACAACATAGGCCAGAGTCAAAGCGGTATGAACATTCCCAATCAGGAAGGGAAGTGTATGCAGGAAGCCGCCCAGGAAGGTCATGAATCCCGTGACCAGGCCACGAAAAACAGGATTGCCACGCCCTGTAAGTTCCCCGTCATCCGATAATCCTTCGGAGAAGGCCATCGAGATTCCCGCCCCAACCGCCGATGCCAGGCCGATCAGGAGGACCGTCCGTGAGTTGTGCGTGGCGAAGGCGGTTGCAAAGATCGGCGCGAGCGTGGACACCGATCCATCCATCAATCCTGCGAGGCCGGGTTGCACGATGCGGAGGACGAAACTCTTATCGTCACCGACGATCTCGGTAAGCTCATGGATGCCAGGGATATCAGACATAGCAGGAGTGTAAGTCCAAACCGTAGACCAAAAGGAAAAACCGCGTCGCCCCAATAAGGACGAAGCGGTTTCTATTGTGATCGGCTCTAGCCGGGATTTTACTGCCCGCGACGAGCCGGGCCC
This Granulicella aggregans DNA region includes the following protein-coding sequences:
- a CDS encoding VIT1/CCC1 transporter family protein, giving the protein MSDIPGIHELTEIVGDDKSFVLRIVQPGLAGLMDGSVSTLAPIFATAFATHNSRTVLLIGLASAVGAGISMAFSEGLSDDGELTGRGNPVFRGLVTGFMTFLGGFLHTLPFLIGNVHTALTLAYVVVGAELIVIAMIRHKYFKTSFALSCLQVIVGGGLVFAAGVLIGQS